From a single Fluviispira sanaruensis genomic region:
- a CDS encoding helix-turn-helix domain-containing protein, whose translation MKISGVYGEAANIWVASIQELDFKVAASSKDALFISIINSINKNNHDHNLCKVQDNIQNSTFEINFSNMKIFSSFIFKMLRTKEKISQYRLSEKLRVERASYSQYEAGKLDPTFSKFREVLLALGYECEIKIKKMEVYKHP comes from the coding sequence ATGAAAATTTCAGGCGTGTATGGTGAAGCGGCAAATATCTGGGTTGCTTCAATACAAGAGTTAGATTTCAAAGTTGCTGCATCTAGCAAAGATGCTCTTTTTATTAGCATTATAAACTCTATAAACAAAAATAATCATGACCATAATTTATGTAAAGTTCAAGACAACATTCAGAATTCAACATTTGAAATAAATTTTTCTAATATGAAAATTTTTTCATCATTTATTTTCAAGATGTTACGAACTAAAGAAAAAATATCACAGTACAGATTATCTGAAAAACTTAGAGTTGAAAGAGCCTCATATTCACAATATGAGGCTGGAAAATTGGATCCCACATTTTCAAAGTTTCGCGAAGTTCTTTTAGCTCTTGGATATGAATGTGAAATAAAAATTAAAAAAATGGAAGTTTATAAACATCCATAA
- a CDS encoding SDR family oxidoreductase, translated as MSVFNNNFLSGKISLVTGSSRGIGREIALNLAKHGSYVFINYFKADKSAMDLKHEINQFGGNCQLLKFDVSDSNDVKASVENISKEFKKIDILVNNAGIARAALALRFKEEDFDEVMKVNVKGHFNCIKYCLPLLLRSDSPSIVNLSSVLGITGDLGNSVYSTSKSAILGLTKSIALEYASKGLRANCIAPGFIKTDMTALVSEEVSKIVLSKIPLKFQGEPIEIANCVLFLVSDAAKYITGQTISVDGGMVMK; from the coding sequence ATGTCTGTATTTAACAATAATTTTTTGTCTGGAAAAATATCATTAGTTACTGGTTCATCAAGAGGAATAGGAAGAGAAATTGCATTAAATTTAGCAAAGCACGGTTCTTATGTTTTTATTAATTATTTCAAGGCTGATAAGTCAGCAATGGATTTAAAACATGAAATTAATCAATTTGGTGGTAATTGCCAATTATTAAAATTTGATGTTTCAGATAGTAATGATGTTAAAGCATCCGTCGAAAATATTTCAAAAGAGTTTAAAAAAATTGATATTTTAGTGAATAACGCAGGTATAGCAAGGGCAGCATTAGCTTTACGATTCAAAGAAGAAGATTTTGATGAAGTTATGAAAGTAAATGTGAAAGGGCATTTTAACTGTATTAAATATTGCTTACCATTGCTATTAAGATCTGACTCGCCATCCATTGTGAATTTATCTTCCGTACTTGGAATTACAGGTGATCTTGGAAACTCTGTTTATTCGACATCAAAATCTGCAATTTTGGGTTTAACGAAAAGTATTGCTTTAGAATATGCAAGTAAGGGACTGAGAGCAAATTGCATAGCTCCAGGTTTTATTAAAACAGATATGACAGCGTTAGTTTCTGAAGAAGTATCAAAAATAGTTCTTTCAAAAATACCATTAAAATTTCAAGGTGAACCAATTGAAATAGCAAACTGTGTTCTCTTTTTAGTTTCTGATGCAGCAAAATATATTACAGGACAAACTATTTCTGTAGATGGTGGAATGGTAATGAAATAA
- a CDS encoding acyl-CoA thioesterase: protein MSKSKIEFDSKNIIFEFKTRVRIDDINYGNHLGHDKLISIIHDSRMNYFNRHEISELMPNISLGIIIVNLNIDYISQAKFNDFLSVHIASGDIKNSSFELLYKITNSDGILVGLCSTTMVCFDTNRKKPVKIPDIILEILKK, encoded by the coding sequence ATGAGCAAAAGTAAAATTGAATTTGATTCAAAAAATATTATATTTGAATTTAAAACCCGAGTACGAATTGATGATATTAACTATGGTAATCATCTAGGGCATGATAAATTAATATCGATAATTCATGATTCAAGAATGAATTATTTTAATCGTCATGAAATTAGCGAGTTAATGCCTAATATTTCTCTTGGGATAATTATAGTTAATTTAAATATAGATTATATAAGTCAGGCAAAATTTAATGACTTTTTATCTGTACACATAGCTTCTGGTGATATAAAAAATAGCTCATTTGAATTATTATATAAAATCACAAATTCAGATGGCATATTAGTTGGATTATGTTCTACAACAATGGTTTGCTTTGATACAAATCGGAAGAAACCAGTAAAAATTCCAGATATTATATTAGAAATATTAAAAAAATAG
- a CDS encoding helix-turn-helix domain-containing protein codes for MEINDIGSRITYLRKLGRLTRIYIREKYNISQNTLRKWEENNLNIPEEKIDLICYLFNSEGVTVKKEWIKTGRGESPVFSANQENLKYILNESEDNRDDIIALEEMRLLMSANKYKLVNLLLDNDSMFPYYQKNSWIIGKKSSNNLDTIGRDCIVKMKDSNSLTFRRVGFSDKKKCFNLYILNTYDTKFSDPVYYDVEVDFIAPITWIRKIYEQK; via the coding sequence ATGGAAATTAATGATATTGGTAGTAGAATTACATATCTGAGAAAATTAGGAAGATTAACACGAATATACATTCGAGAAAAGTACAATATTTCACAAAATACATTAAGAAAATGGGAAGAAAACAACCTAAATATACCTGAAGAAAAAATTGACTTAATTTGTTATTTATTTAATTCAGAAGGAGTAACAGTTAAAAAGGAATGGATTAAAACTGGAAGAGGCGAAAGTCCCGTATTTTCAGCTAATCAAGAAAATTTAAAATATATTCTAAACGAATCAGAAGATAATAGAGATGACATTATAGCACTTGAGGAAATGAGGTTATTAATGTCAGCAAATAAATATAAACTTGTAAATTTGCTCCTAGATAATGACAGTATGTTTCCGTATTATCAAAAGAATTCATGGATTATTGGAAAAAAAAGCTCTAATAATTTAGATACAATAGGGAGAGATTGTATTGTAAAAATGAAAGACTCAAATAGCCTCACATTCAGGCGCGTAGGATTTTCTGATAAGAAAAAATGTTTTAACTTATATATTTTGAACACTTATGATACTAAATTTTCTGACCCTGTTTATTATGACGTGGAAGTTGATTTTATAGCGCCCATTACATGGATAAGGAAAATATATGAGCAAAAGTAA
- a CDS encoding leucine-rich repeat domain-containing protein, whose protein sequence is MRFLVPISLFLTVFSINACKINSKNDVDEKQVEVFKSKDLKISALAPKNMIYLGEKETKPKVDLNLNNDSNDIIYNDDNGLFTTTGNGGIGVEFDEKNKRIPFSGIKLDIVKKELEIEPKIVLESEGVTKTANPDSCKEIFNLDLKNSLILIKKELIKGVTICRVKITASVIEDNKLLTDSGSFEVSLNKTYAGYLKEGNKTANYVKRYASINSNNIQEVLKKMSAYLNHESTKFLNLDYDVNKIANADDNLRDLDALTGVQSIVSLSAAKTNLNNLDAVMLLSNLEHLDISETKIESDTLSYLERMPNLKSLSVRNIDIKNLNNITKYLVNLESLDISDNIKLDTSSIDSLKNLRNLKKLKFRNIGLTNNLNMLTGLNQIISIDLSNNDLSKLTENDADILSNLFDLKEINLSNTSIPNNVLNRFFENISVRNTLEVFINRNAFDRNKDSNCDNIMQESDVRSLIKLTNLKYLDLHGNSCRKSDRGVISYAGLQSTNLFSGMKSLEALNISNTIVSDLSGISKLGIKNIILNELEKNKDGTLVINYSKGINLTANACKQYLGETEKACERLGKGSEKYVEYSAGEYSWTVPANVFKVTLTGASGANGGSGGGGSGSAAPSYMGSWGVMTFSGAGGAGGSANNQPGASGGAGMKCALDLQDIRAYAPSGSNGSAATVGGLTAFGDYKFPFGVEYVSTRNGNYRIGGKGGVGGVSVTPVSEAGCIRPVNEKMVQGGISGAGGNGINGWSAPVKTVDLSVNPGELITIQVGKGGIGSQGGAGGGLIGDWRAFYQKAGESGTSGQNGEDGFLRITYEEFK, encoded by the coding sequence ATGAGATTTCTAGTTCCTATTTCACTGTTTCTAACAGTATTTTCGATAAATGCATGTAAGATAAATTCAAAAAATGATGTTGATGAAAAACAGGTTGAGGTTTTTAAGAGTAAAGATTTAAAAATTTCTGCGCTTGCTCCAAAAAATATGATTTATTTAGGAGAAAAAGAAACTAAACCGAAAGTGGATTTAAATTTAAATAATGATTCGAACGATATTATTTACAACGATGATAATGGTTTATTTACTACGACAGGCAATGGAGGAATTGGTGTTGAATTTGATGAAAAAAATAAAAGAATTCCATTTTCAGGAATTAAATTAGATATTGTAAAGAAAGAACTTGAGATTGAACCTAAAATAGTTTTGGAGTCTGAAGGAGTAACTAAAACGGCAAATCCTGATTCATGCAAAGAAATATTTAATCTCGATTTAAAAAATTCTCTTATATTAATAAAAAAAGAGCTTATTAAAGGCGTTACAATTTGTAGAGTAAAAATCACAGCTTCTGTTATTGAAGATAATAAATTGCTAACAGATTCGGGAAGTTTTGAAGTATCCTTAAATAAAACCTATGCAGGTTATCTTAAAGAAGGTAATAAAACTGCTAACTACGTTAAGAGATATGCTTCAATAAATAGTAATAATATTCAAGAAGTTTTGAAAAAAATGTCAGCATATTTAAATCATGAGTCAACTAAATTTTTAAATTTAGATTACGATGTGAATAAGATTGCAAATGCTGATGATAATTTGCGTGATTTGGATGCTCTTACAGGAGTTCAGTCAATTGTTTCATTATCAGCTGCTAAAACAAATTTAAATAATTTAGATGCAGTTATGCTGTTATCTAATCTTGAACATTTAGATATTTCTGAAACAAAAATAGAGTCTGATACTCTTTCTTATTTAGAAAGGATGCCAAATTTAAAATCACTCTCTGTGAGAAATATTGACATTAAAAATCTTAATAATATAACAAAATACTTAGTAAATCTTGAGTCTCTTGACATATCAGACAATATAAAGCTTGATACAAGCAGTATCGATAGCCTTAAGAATTTACGGAATTTGAAAAAATTAAAGTTTAGAAATATTGGTTTAACTAATAATTTAAATATGCTGACTGGTCTTAATCAAATAATATCAATTGATTTATCTAACAACGATCTTTCAAAATTGACAGAAAATGATGCAGATATTCTATCTAATTTGTTTGATTTAAAAGAGATAAATTTATCAAACACATCTATTCCAAACAATGTTTTAAATCGTTTCTTTGAAAATATTTCAGTGAGGAATACACTTGAGGTATTTATTAATAGAAATGCATTCGATAGAAATAAAGATTCAAATTGTGACAATATTATGCAAGAAAGTGATGTCCGCAGCCTTATAAAACTTACAAATTTAAAGTATTTAGATCTTCATGGAAATAGTTGTAGAAAATCAGATAGAGGTGTTATTTCGTATGCTGGTTTACAAAGTACAAATCTCTTTTCGGGTATGAAAAGTTTAGAAGCACTAAATATTTCTAATACAATAGTGTCTGATTTATCAGGTATATCTAAGCTTGGAATTAAAAATATTATTTTAAATGAGTTGGAAAAAAATAAAGACGGAACGCTTGTAATTAATTATAGTAAAGGAATTAATCTCACAGCAAATGCATGTAAACAGTATTTAGGAGAAACAGAAAAAGCGTGTGAGCGTCTAGGCAAAGGCAGTGAAAAATATGTTGAATATTCAGCAGGCGAATATTCCTGGACAGTACCAGCAAATGTTTTCAAAGTTACGTTGACTGGAGCTTCAGGAGCAAATGGTGGATCGGGTGGCGGAGGATCTGGTTCTGCCGCTCCTTCATATATGGGTTCGTGGGGCGTGATGACATTTAGTGGAGCAGGGGGAGCTGGAGGAAGCGCAAATAACCAACCTGGAGCCAGTGGTGGAGCTGGGATGAAATGCGCACTCGATCTTCAAGATATCCGCGCCTATGCTCCGTCTGGATCGAATGGCAGTGCCGCAACTGTTGGTGGGCTAACTGCATTTGGCGATTATAAATTTCCTTTTGGTGTTGAATATGTAAGCACTCGCAACGGAAATTATAGAATAGGTGGAAAAGGGGGAGTAGGGGGAGTTTCAGTAACACCAGTCAGTGAAGCAGGTTGCATACGACCAGTTAATGAGAAAATGGTTCAAGGGGGCATATCAGGAGCAGGTGGTAATGGAATCAATGGATGGAGCGCTCCAGTAAAAACAGTTGATTTAAGTGTAAATCCTGGGGAACTCATTACAATACAAGTTGGTAAAGGTGGAATTGGTTCTCAAGGAGGAGCTGGTGGCGGATTAATTGGTGATTGGCGTGCATTTTATCAAAAAGCAGGTGAAAGCGGCACTTCGGGGCAAAATGGTGAGGACGGATTTTTAAGAATCACTTACGAAGAATTCAAGTAA
- a CDS encoding M23 family metallopeptidase yields the protein MKLLKIFIIYILFANMICSAEIFHDGSQLKLVYPNPLKKNILNKQSELKNKHFKKKSISLKKSALKNVNSNANKKKLKSVFSNSYSYKHSYLFNADVMHPISGDVVSKFGWNAFGEGGFNTGILIKPLKKEVFSPAAGKIIFIGEVDGYTGKTIAIKSDNFFAVISGKISGNFTEGMQLNKGQKIGELSSDNLNFEVRDFRGNPYDPIAVVSKKKRIVRNVNIFQAFEKLLLKHGFHPKFIPIMFCIANWESSLNPSATNYNRNKTLDIGLFQINSIWQKKCRASINQLYDIDANTRCALTVLKVQGLSAWVTYNKYASMCNG from the coding sequence ATGAAGTTGCTCAAAATTTTTATCATTTATATTCTATTTGCCAATATGATTTGTAGTGCAGAGATATTTCATGACGGCTCACAACTGAAACTCGTATACCCGAATCCACTTAAAAAAAACATTCTAAATAAACAATCAGAATTAAAAAACAAGCACTTTAAAAAGAAGAGTATCTCATTAAAAAAGAGCGCGTTAAAAAACGTTAATAGCAATGCAAATAAGAAAAAGCTTAAAAGTGTTTTTTCAAATTCTTACTCCTACAAACACAGTTATTTATTTAATGCAGATGTTATGCACCCAATCTCAGGCGATGTAGTGAGTAAATTTGGCTGGAACGCATTTGGTGAAGGGGGATTTAATACGGGGATATTAATAAAACCTCTTAAAAAAGAGGTTTTTTCTCCTGCTGCTGGAAAAATTATCTTTATAGGAGAGGTTGATGGATACACAGGTAAAACAATTGCAATAAAAAGCGATAATTTTTTTGCTGTTATATCTGGGAAAATTAGTGGTAATTTTACAGAAGGGATGCAGCTAAATAAAGGGCAAAAAATAGGCGAATTATCATCAGACAATTTAAATTTTGAAGTGCGCGATTTTCGTGGAAATCCTTACGATCCTATCGCTGTCGTAAGCAAGAAAAAACGAATTGTAAGAAACGTAAATATTTTTCAGGCATTTGAAAAATTACTTTTAAAACACGGATTTCATCCTAAATTCATCCCAATCATGTTTTGTATAGCAAATTGGGAATCAAGTTTGAATCCCTCAGCTACAAATTACAATCGAAATAAAACTCTAGATATAGGTCTTTTTCAAATAAATTCTATCTGGCAGAAAAAATGCAGAGCAAGCATAAATCAGTTGTATGACATAGACGCTAACACACGATGTGCTTTGACTGTGCTTAAAGTTCAAGGACTCAGTGCATGGGTGACATATAATAAATATGCTTCTATGTGTAATGGGTAA